The following proteins come from a genomic window of Candidatus Woesearchaeota archaeon:
- a CDS encoding YbhB/YbcL family Raf kinase inhibitor-like protein: protein MKKIILFILLIIIAGCAREVNMMKLTSPDFKNNQKIPEKFTCKGNNFNPGLEIENIPVKAKSLVLIMDDPDAPRGTWVHWIVWNIPITEKIYENSVPGGSMQGTNSANQTNYIGPCPPSGTHRYFFKLYALDTTLNLPKTSTKAGLEQAMQPHVIEKAELIGLFSK, encoded by the coding sequence ATGAAAAAAATAATATTATTTATCCTGCTAATAATAATTGCAGGATGCGCAAGAGAAGTAAATATGATGAAACTTACAAGCCCAGACTTTAAAAATAATCAAAAGATTCCAGAAAAATTTACATGTAAAGGCAATAATTTTAATCCAGGCTTGGAAATAGAGAATATTCCTGTAAAAGCTAAATCATTAGTATTAATCATGGACGATCCTGACGCGCCAAGAGGAACTTGGGTGCACTGGATAGTATGGAACATACCAATCACAGAAAAAATATATGAAAACTCAGTGCCTGGAGGAAGCATGCAGGGAACAAACAGTGCAAACCAAACAAATTACATTGGCCCTTGCCCCCCCTCAGGAACACACAGATATTTCTTCAAACTTTATGCGCTTGATACAACATTAAATCTTCCTAAAACATCAACCAAAGCAGGCCTTGAACAGGCAATGCAACCTCATGTAATTGAAAAAGCAGAGTTAATTGGATTATTTAGCAAATGA
- a CDS encoding hydrogenase maturation nickel metallochaperone HypA — MHDLFAVQRIIEEAKKHGEIKEISIEMGELCDLHDHDIKGRIEELTGWIVNFTIKPSNIKCGCGYEGEPKIIEKNHENVLYTCPRCENKPKVIEGDELILTEVKIK, encoded by the coding sequence ATGCATGATTTATTCGCAGTACAGCGCATAATTGAAGAAGCAAAAAAACATGGCGAAATTAAAGAAATTTCTATTGAAATGGGTGAACTTTGCGACCTTCATGATCATGATATAAAAGGCAGAATTGAGGAATTAACGGGCTGGATAGTAAACTTCACCATAAAACCATCAAATATCAAATGCGGGTGCGGTTATGAAGGTGAACCCAAAATAATTGAAAAAAATCATGAAAATGTACTTTATACTTGCCCAAGATGTGAAAATAAACCTAAAGTTATAGAAGGCGATGAACTTATCCTGACAGAAGTAAAGATAAAATAA
- a CDS encoding ATP-binding protein yields MTKALIISGELGKIVARQKSSKSLEIGELLVTEDGSSRIIYEVTDLLFGSQISQQNLELMSGLKLEHDLDNDLELLDADLRMYGLALLKPLLYINGPNVTLCKTLPKFFAEARELRKEDLEFLSKPENSLCFGKLRSGSKQVDVDIYLPGKEVFSHHILVSGTTGRGKSVLMSNLLWDTIDKDYCGILILDPHDEYYGRNKFGLKDHPKKENVLYYTHNHAPVGARTLRININCLNPSHFNGAVFFSDAQKQAMNAYHKRYHDNWIEAIVLEKPLDVSFQEATIGVVKRRLLNLLDLDFNGSQLFCNGVFSLNTGETTVGDICNELELGKKVVIDTSSFSGSVEILIGSLITSEIFYKYKRHKIQGALDEKPVISIVLEEAPRVLGKEVLEQGPNIFSTIAREGRKFKIGLTAITQLPSLIPRQILANMNTKVIMGIEMAAERQAIIESASQDLSSSSRSIASLDKGEAIVTSNFSKFAVPVKIPMFTREQKEVKRETLSFSGVGL; encoded by the coding sequence ATGACGAAAGCATTAATTATTTCTGGTGAACTTGGAAAAATAGTGGCCAGGCAGAAATCCAGCAAATCATTGGAAATTGGTGAGTTGCTTGTAACAGAAGACGGCAGTTCAAGGATCATATATGAGGTTACGGATTTGCTTTTTGGGTCACAAATTTCGCAACAAAATTTAGAATTAATGTCCGGATTAAAACTTGAACATGATTTGGATAACGATCTGGAATTGCTTGATGCAGACTTAAGAATGTACGGGCTTGCGCTGCTTAAGCCTCTTCTATATATAAATGGGCCTAATGTCACATTGTGTAAAACTTTGCCTAAATTTTTTGCAGAAGCGCGCGAGTTAAGGAAGGAAGATTTAGAATTCCTTTCCAAACCTGAAAACAGTTTATGCTTTGGTAAACTTCGTTCTGGTTCAAAGCAAGTTGATGTTGATATTTATTTGCCGGGGAAAGAGGTTTTTTCTCACCATATTTTAGTTTCAGGCACAACCGGCAGGGGTAAATCTGTGTTGATGTCAAATTTATTATGGGACACTATCGACAAAGATTATTGCGGAATCTTAATCCTTGACCCCCACGATGAATATTATGGCAGAAATAAGTTTGGGTTGAAAGATCACCCCAAAAAAGAAAATGTGTTATATTATACGCATAATCATGCACCGGTAGGGGCGAGAACTTTAAGGATAAATATTAATTGTTTAAACCCGTCACATTTTAACGGGGCTGTATTTTTTTCAGATGCGCAGAAACAAGCAATGAACGCTTATCATAAAAGGTATCATGATAATTGGATCGAGGCAATAGTATTAGAAAAACCTTTAGATGTCAGTTTTCAGGAGGCTACAATTGGCGTAGTGAAAAGACGACTATTGAATTTACTTGATCTTGATTTTAATGGTTCACAGTTGTTCTGCAACGGGGTTTTTTCTCTTAATACCGGTGAAACAACTGTGGGGGATATATGCAATGAGCTTGAATTGGGGAAGAAGGTGGTGATAGATACATCTTCTTTTTCAGGTTCTGTTGAAATTTTAATAGGGTCGTTAATTACTTCAGAAATTTTTTATAAATATAAACGGCACAAAATTCAGGGAGCATTAGACGAGAAACCAGTTATTTCTATCGTGCTGGAAGAGGCGCCTCGTGTCTTAGGCAAAGAAGTTCTTGAGCAAGGTCCGAATATATTCAGTACGATTGCCCGTGAAGGCAGAAAGTTTAAAATTGGTTTGACCGCAATTACTCAGCTCCCTTCTTTAATTCCCCGGCAGATATTAGCAAATATGAACACTAAAGTAATCATGGGTATTGAAATGGCAGCTGAACGTCAAGCCATCATTGAAAGCGCTTCGCAAGATTTAAGTTCCTCATCTCGTTCAATTGCATCTTTAGACAAAGGCGAAGCGATTGTTACTTCAAATTTTAGCAAGTTTGCCGTGCCTGTAAAGATTCCAATGTTTACTCGCGAACAAAAAGAAGTTAAGAGGGAGACATTAAGTTTTTCCGGGGTAGGGTTATGA
- a CDS encoding DNA repair exonuclease, with protein sequence MKFAHFADCHIGSWRDPKLRGISTEVFIKTIDECIKREVDFVLIAGDLFNTSLPAIELLKEVVVKLKHLKEAGIPVYIIAGSHDFSPSGKTMLDVLEGAGLVVNVVKGSVEDGKLKLNFTVDIKTGVKITGMLGKKGMLDKAYYENLEHSNLVKEGGYKIFMFHTALTEFKPAEFENMESQPLSLLPKGFNYYAGGHVHYIFEKDEPEYGKITYPGALFPANFGELEKYGNGGFYIVTENNHEWVPISVLNTFNISVDCDHKTPEQVTHKINSYIEGIEFNNTIVILRVYGTLESGKISDINFNSIFKSLYDKSAYFVMKNTSGIKTSEFEEVKVAVQDVDKIEELMIKEHAGKIKVDEMDIDKEKSLVNSLLNILSLDKQEGERVSDFESRLKQELGGLLW encoded by the coding sequence ATGAAGTTTGCTCATTTTGCTGATTGCCATATTGGTTCCTGGAGAGACCCAAAATTGAGGGGTATAAGCACTGAAGTTTTTATTAAAACCATTGATGAATGTATAAAGAGAGAGGTTGATTTTGTTTTAATCGCAGGAGATTTATTTAATACATCGTTGCCTGCAATTGAATTATTAAAAGAAGTTGTTGTTAAACTTAAACATTTGAAAGAAGCCGGGATTCCGGTGTATATCATTGCAGGCAGCCACGATTTTTCTCCATCCGGCAAAACTATGTTAGATGTGTTAGAAGGTGCCGGTTTAGTTGTCAATGTTGTTAAAGGTTCAGTGGAAGACGGAAAATTAAAACTTAATTTTACAGTTGATATTAAAACAGGTGTAAAAATTACAGGTATGCTGGGTAAAAAAGGCATGCTTGATAAAGCTTATTATGAAAATTTAGAGCATTCAAATTTAGTGAAAGAAGGAGGTTATAAAATTTTTATGTTTCATACTGCATTGACTGAGTTTAAGCCGGCGGAGTTTGAAAATATGGAATCTCAACCCCTGTCTTTGCTGCCTAAGGGTTTTAATTATTATGCCGGCGGCCATGTTCATTACATCTTTGAAAAAGATGAGCCAGAGTATGGCAAGATTACATATCCAGGGGCTTTATTTCCTGCAAATTTTGGAGAACTTGAAAAATATGGAAATGGCGGATTTTACATTGTAACTGAAAATAATCATGAGTGGGTGCCAATTTCAGTTTTGAACACTTTTAATATTTCAGTTGATTGTGATCATAAAACTCCTGAGCAAGTAACACATAAAATTAATTCATACATTGAAGGTATAGAGTTTAATAATACAATTGTTATTTTAAGGGTTTATGGCACTCTTGAATCCGGAAAAATTTCAGATATTAACTTTAATTCGATTTTTAAATCTCTTTATGATAAGTCTGCATATTTTGTAATGAAGAATACTTCAGGCATTAAGACTAGTGAATTTGAAGAAGTGAAAGTTGCAGTTCAGGATGTTGATAAGATTGAAGAGCTAATGATTAAGGAACACGCAGGTAAGATTAAAGTTGATGAAATGGATATTGATAAAGAAAAAAGTTTAGTAAATAGTTTGTTAAATATCTTATCATTAGATAAACAAGAGGGCGAGAGGGTATCAGATTTTGAGTCCCGTTTAAAACAAGAATTGGGGGGTTTGTTATGGTAG
- the asnS gene encoding asparagine--tRNA ligase, whose translation MKFLTIKEAMEKGTGKVSIRGWVYRERGSSKFKFVVLRDSTQIIQCVIKKEIVGDAKFEIADKMQVETSLTLNGTIKADERAPTGFEIQVDDFRVIGESHEYPITKDQSVEFLADKRHLWLRSQKMIAIMKLRSAIFSAIREYCSGQGYYEYHSPIFQSIQCEGGSTLFSVPYFGKKGVFLAQTWQLYAEPAIFALDKIYTISPAFRAEKSKTSRHLTEFWMMEMEASWITFKEIQDFGESMIKHVIKKVLEERQDELKILERNTKTLEASVKKPFPRMTYTDSIKILKDKCKMDVEWGKDLRTIEEDKLSKLYDTPIIVTNYPKVVKAFYMKEDEEDQRTVKGCDFIAPEGYGEIIGGSEREADIEKIKKRLIEDGEKIEEYEFYLDTRRYGSVPHGGFGMGVERIIAWICGLDSIKDAIAFPRTMLRYKP comes from the coding sequence ATGAAATTTCTTACAATTAAAGAAGCGATGGAAAAAGGAACTGGCAAAGTTTCAATTAGGGGCTGGGTGTATAGAGAACGTGGCAGTTCCAAGTTTAAATTTGTGGTATTAAGGGATTCTACTCAAATAATCCAATGTGTTATCAAAAAAGAAATAGTTGGTGATGCAAAGTTTGAAATTGCAGATAAAATGCAGGTTGAAACTTCTTTAACACTTAATGGCACTATTAAAGCTGATGAAAGAGCCCCAACAGGCTTTGAAATCCAAGTTGATGATTTTAGAGTTATAGGCGAATCACATGAATATCCAATTACAAAAGATCAAAGCGTTGAATTTCTTGCAGATAAAAGACATTTATGGTTAAGAAGTCAAAAAATGATTGCGATTATGAAGCTCAGAAGCGCAATATTCAGCGCAATACGTGAATATTGTAGTGGTCAAGGTTATTATGAATATCATTCTCCCATTTTTCAAAGTATACAATGTGAAGGGGGTTCAACTTTGTTTTCTGTGCCTTACTTCGGTAAAAAAGGAGTATTCCTCGCGCAAACATGGCAGCTTTATGCAGAACCTGCAATCTTTGCGCTTGATAAAATATATACAATTAGTCCGGCATTTAGAGCTGAAAAATCTAAAACCTCAAGACACCTTACAGAATTTTGGATGATGGAAATGGAAGCATCATGGATCACTTTTAAAGAAATCCAGGACTTTGGCGAATCAATGATTAAACATGTAATTAAAAAAGTTCTCGAAGAAAGACAAGACGAACTAAAAATTCTTGAAAGAAATACTAAAACATTAGAAGCAAGCGTGAAAAAACCATTTCCTAGAATGACATATACCGATTCAATAAAAATATTAAAAGATAAATGTAAAATGGATGTTGAGTGGGGTAAAGATCTTAGAACAATCGAAGAAGATAAATTATCAAAACTTTATGATACGCCCATTATTGTTACAAATTACCCTAAAGTTGTAAAAGCATTCTACATGAAAGAAGATGAAGAAGACCAAAGAACTGTAAAAGGTTGCGATTTTATTGCGCCAGAAGGTTACGGCGAAATCATTGGGGGTTCTGAAAGAGAAGCGGATATTGAAAAAATTAAAAAACGTCTTATTGAAGACGGAGAAAAGATAGAAGAATATGAATTCTATTTAGACACTAGGAGATATGGCTCAGTGCCACATGGCGGATTTGGTATGGGTGTTGAAAGAATCATTGCATGGATCTGCGGACTGGACTCAATCAAAGACGCAATCGCATTCCCTAGAACTATGTTAAGATATAAACCCTGA